From Bacteroidota bacterium:
TTCGAGCATCAACCGCTCCTCCGGCGACAACTTCCGGACGACCCGGGCGGGAACTCCCGCAGCCATCACCCCTTCCGGAATGAGCGTGCCGGGGCGGACGACGGAGCCGGCCGCGAGGAGAGTATAGGAATTTATTCGTGCATTATCAAGGACTATGGCCCCCATTCCGATCAGGCAGAAGTCGCCGACCGTGCACCCGTGGAGAATTGCCCCGTGCCCGACGGTGACATTTTTCCCGACACGGAGGGGAAATTTCGCATGCGTCACATGGAGGAGGCAGCCGTCCTGGATATTGGTTCGCTCTCCGATCCGGATCGAGTTGACGTCTCCCCGGATGACGGCGTTGAACCAGACGCTGGAATCCTGCCCGATCTCCACGTCGCCGATGATCTCGGCGCTTGCGCAGAGGAAGGCGGATTCGTGGATCGCCGGGGCGGTTCCGCGGTAGGGGTGAATCATTTCTCCGGCCCCCCGGGGGCACGGGGAGGAACCCAGCCGCCGCGCTTCCATTTCATCAGCTCGATGCGGATATTGCCGAGGACCACCTTCATTTTCGCGATCACCGGGACCCGCGCCGCGTCGTTCGTGAACCAGCCTTCGAAGCCGCCCGTGAGCCCGATGAGCCCGACAAACCCGGCAGTCCCTTCGAAATGGACGAGATCGATGGGGTAGTCGACCGCCTCGATCCGCTCCGCGACCCGATCGGAGGAAAACCTGATCGTGGTGGTGCCCTTCTTCTCGCTCACGATCGTCGGGATCGTCATTTCGCGGTTCGTCAGCACCTCGGTGCGCGCGAGGAAGAAGAGGGACAGCCCGTCCTGGAAGAGGGTGTCGAGCCGGAGCGTATCGCGCCGGTCGATGCGGGAGCTCCCCGCCGTCCCCTCCTCGATCAGGACACGGTGCCTGTCGTACTGGTATGTGTATTCGTCGGTGACATATCTATCGCCATCCTTCTTCTTGCTGTGGAACCAGGCCGAGTGGATCGGTTCGCCGATGTGATTTTCATACACGGCATGGAGGTTGACGAGAGGGACGCCTTTGTACGAATCGATGTGGGCGGTCGCTTTGTAATAGGGGTCCTGGCCTCCTGCCTGCCTGTTGACAAGCTTGATCCGGACCTGTCCGATGTCGATCGGGCCGAAGCTGACGTTGTAGGTGAGTTCCTCCCCGACAAAAAAAACCGAATCATCCGGGGGGAGGGGCTGAGCGGGGAGCTGGAACCCGGGATCGACCGAAGAGGAAGCGCGCGCCCGCGCGGGGATCGCGACCAGCGCGAGAAGACAGAGAAACGACGCTCCGGACCGCCACCCGGGAGAGTTGCTCAGCAACAATCACCCTGATTGCTTGGAAGCCCCGTTCTCAGCGGATTCCTGCAATCTTCTCCGCCTCGGGGAAGAGAGTGATGGCTTTCTGGAACTGAATGTCGTCCTGCTGCTGAAATACTTTCCAGAGGCCTTCATTCCCCCAGATTGTCCGGGCAATTTCGCCCTTGATGCGCGCCTTCAGGATCTGCGCGTCTTTCTCCCATTGTGCGGGATCGACGGTGACCCCTTTCTTCTTCACATCCGCCTCGAACGACGCCATCATCTCGCCGGTCACGTTGAAGTCGCGCACGAATTTCCCGACGTTTTTCTCGTATTCCGAATGAACGTTCTTTCCGTTTTCGTCCATATACCGGAGAGCGAAGTTCCGGAAGGCCGCCTTGCTCGCGATCTGCGAGAACAACGACGACGCCTTTTCGCCCCGGACAATGTAATCGGGTGTGATTCCCCCGCCGCCGAACACCGTTCGTCCGCCCGCCGTCTTGAAGACCGTCTTGGTGGAATCCTTTTCTTCCTTGTGTTCGACGTTCTCGCCCTCGACTTCGGTCTTCTCGTAGGGCGCCTTCCGGTAATCGTCGATGTCGGCGCCGTACGGCCTCTGGATCAATCGTCCCGACGGCGTATAGTAGCGGGCGATGGTCA
This genomic window contains:
- a CDS encoding DUF3108 domain-containing protein; translated protein: MLSNSPGWRSGASFLCLLALVAIPARARASSSVDPGFQLPAQPLPPDDSVFFVGEELTYNVSFGPIDIGQVRIKLVNRQAGGQDPYYKATAHIDSYKGVPLVNLHAVYENHIGEPIHSAWFHSKKKDGDRYVTDEYTYQYDRHRVLIEEGTAGSSRIDRRDTLRLDTLFQDGLSLFFLARTEVLTNREMTIPTIVSEKKGTTTIRFSSDRVAERIEAVDYPIDLVHFEGTAGFVGLIGLTGGFEGWFTNDAARVPVIAKMKVVLGNIRIELMKWKRGGWVPPRAPGGPEK
- a CDS encoding gamma carbonic anhydrase family protein encodes the protein MIHPYRGTAPAIHESAFLCASAEIIGDVEIGQDSSVWFNAVIRGDVNSIRIGERTNIQDGCLLHVTHAKFPLRVGKNVTVGHGAILHGCTVGDFCLIGMGAIVLDNARINSYTLLAAGSVVRPGTLIPEGVMAAGVPARVVRKLSPEERLMLEESAQHYVDYVKTYRDAT